Genomic segment of Yoonia sp. R2331:
CCACTTCGATGTGCGCGGTAACCTTGCCTTTGCCGCGGTCAAGTTGCTTGACCATCGCCTTTTCCATGATCGTCATGCCTTGCTTGACGAACTGCTTTTTGGCAAAGGCCGAAATCTCTGCATCCTCGACGGGCAGCACGCGGTCCATAACCTCAACCACGGTCGTGTCAGCGCCCATCGTGTTGTAGAAACTGGCGAATTCGATGCCGATGGCCCCTGAACCGATCACAAGCAGTTTCTTCGGCATCCGCACCGGATCGAGCGCGTGCTTGTATGTCCAGACCAGATCGCCGTCCGCTTCCAGACCGGGCAATTCGCGCGCCCGCGCGCCCGTGGCCAACACGATGTATTTGGCCGTCAGCTCTTCGGTGCCTTTGTCGGTCTTCACGCTGACCTTACCTTTGCCGGTCAGCTTCGCCTCACCCATCACCGTGGTGATCTTGTTCTTCTTCATCAGATGACCAATGCCACCCGACAATTGGCCCGCAACCTGACGGGAACGTTTGACGACCGCACCCAGATCAAAATCGGCCTTGTCGACGGACAGGCCAAATTCCTTAGCACGGTGCATCAGATGGTAGACTTCTGAAGACCGCAGCAGCGCCTTGGTGGGGATACAGCCCCAGTTCAGGCAAATACCGCCCATATGCTCGCGTTCAACAATGGCGACATTCATCCCCAGTTGCGCACCGCGAATGGCAGCCACATAGCCGCCCGGCCCGGCGCCGATCACGATCAGATCAAAGGATTTCGCAGCCATGTCTCTCTCCCAATGCATAAGATAGTTTGACGTTAAACTAATTTACCGCAAACCTCCACCCGTGCAGGGGCAAAGCCGCTATCACATGAATGCAAGGCTCAGGCGGCGGCCTCAAGCTCGCGCATGATCGCCCCATATCCGCCCTGTTCAAGGAATTGCCGTTCCTTTTCGGTTGTGGCTCGCCCCAAGGCTTCATTGCGAAACGGGAAGCGTCCAAATCGGCGAATGATCTCGCGGTGGGCCTTGGCATGAAGCAGGTTCGCCTCGCCGCCGTCAGGCATCCGTGAACAGATCAGCCGCACCGCGCGGTCCTGATCAAACAAATTCTCGGAATGCATCAGCGGCATATAAAAGAACTGCCGCGCCATGCCGTCGATCTTCAGATCCCAATCCTTGGCAATGGCGACCTTAGCGGCGATGCAGGCCGCCGGATCAGTATCAAAGGCCTTGGCCTGACCGCGAAACATATTGCGTGAAAACTGATCTGTGAGAATGATATAAGCCAGCGTCTCAGAGGCGCAGGTCAGCCAAAGACCTAATGCACCATCCGCCGCCAGTTGCCATGTTTCGCCAAATCGTGTGCGTATCTCGTCGTCGAGGTCCGCCCCACCGGCGTACCACCCCTTCGGGCCGATCTCGTCTAACCAATACGCCAGAACCTCTTGTGGGGTCCGCATACACAACCCTCCGCACCGCTTTTCTCCACTCAAACAGAGGCATAGCCCAAAAAGCAACCCCTGACTTTCTAGGGCTGCGGATCCTCTTCGGCAGCGTCACCATCCAGATACCATTCCTGCGCCATCTCGGCGACGATTGGCGTGGTTGACGGGCCAACCTGTGCATATGGCACAGTGTCCAAATCCAAGGCGCTGCGCGAACGGCGGGCCATACGCCAGACCGCATAGATCGCCACCCCGCCCAGCAAGACCGCCAGAAACACCCAATAGCCCTGCGGTCCATAGATATCCAACATCGCCCCGACGATCAGCGGCCCCGCGATCGCCCCGATCCCATTGATAAACAGCAACCCGCCAGAGGCGGCGGCCATGTCCTCGCGCGCCAGATAGTCGTTGGCATAAGCGATCAGCAACGCATAAAGCGGGTTGGATGTTCCGCCGACCAGCGCGCCTGCCACCAACGCCACAAACAGCGAACTTGGCAGCACAGCACCGATCAACGCCCCTATCGCCCCGATCACGCAGACCCAGACGATCAACAGGCGCCGGTCCATCCGGTCGGACGCCCAACCAATGGGATATTGTGCGACCAATGCGGCGACATAAATGGCCGAGACGAACAATGATACCTCCGCCACAGTAAACCCTGCACGCGCAGCATAGATCGCCGACATGCCAAATTGTGCCGAAAAGACGCCGCCCAGCATGAACATCCCGAAACAGGCCAATGGCGAGGCGTCGATCATCTTGCGGATCGTCATCGGTTTGGTCTGGTCAAAGGCGGGCGTCGGTTTGACCGACAGCAAAATCGGCGCAAAGGCCAGCGACACCATCACCGACGGGATGATGAACAGGATATAGCCGCCCACGTCGCCCCGGCTCAGGATATATTGCGCAAAGACGATCCCGGCCATTTGCACGATCATGTAGATCGACAAGGACTGCCCCCGCGTTTCGTTCGTGCTGGCATCATTCAGCCAGCTTTCGGCGGTGACATAAACGCCGCAAAAGCAGAACCCGATTACCACACGCCCAATGGTCCAGGCCCAGGGCTCTGCCAGCGTCGGATATAGGATCAGGACCGCCGAAATCGTCGACCCCAACGCCGCGAAGACCCGCACATGCCCGACCCGCTGGATCATTTTCGGCACCATTTTCGAGGCAAAGAGGAAGCCTGCGAAATAGGCCGACATCACGACCGACAATTCCAGCGTCGTGAACCCTTCCATCTCGCCGCGCAGACCCAGCAATGTCCCTTGCAGGCCATTGCCGATCATCAACATGAACATGCCCAGAAACAGCGCCCATGATGCGCCAAAAACCTGTATCATTACGAGCCCTTTCGAGAAGGTGGGGTCAGGTGCATCTTGCACCGGAGAAGGTTAGCATCTGGTCTATCTGCGGCGTTTTTGGTCGCTTGCGCCGCTCAACGGCCCTTTGGCAGCAAAAGCGAGGCATCGCCATAGGAAAAGAACCGGTAGTCGGACTTTATTGCGTGGTCATAAATCGCCCTGATCCGGTCGATCCCCATGAGTGCCGACACCAACATCATCAGCGTGGATTTGGGCAGATGAAAGTTGGTCATTAACCCATCCGCGATCTGAAATTCGAACCCCGGCGTGATGAAGATGTCCGTGGGCCCCTCCCACGGGGCAAGGCCAGCATCGGTCGCCGCACTTTCGATCAATCGCAGCGCCGTTGTGCCCACCGGGATCACCCGACCGCCTGCTGCGCGGGTGGCATTCACCTCTGCTGCGGCCTGTTTTGACACATGGCCCCATTCGCTGTGCATCTTGTGCTGGGTGACATCGTCCACCTTGACCGGCAGGAAGGTGCCCGCGCCCACATGCAGCGTCACATAGGTAAATGTGACCCCCATCGTTGCCAGCGCGTCCAGTAAAGCCCCATCAAAATGCAACGATGCCGTTGGGGCCGCCACGGCCCCCTGATGCCGCGCCCAATAGGTCTGATAGTCCTGTTTATCGGCCTCATCCGCCGGACGCTTGGCGGCAATATAGGGTGGCAAGGGCATGGCTCCGGCAGCTTGCAATGCAGCATCAAAGTCATCGCCCTGCACGCCAAACCGCAGCACCGCCTGCCCCTCAGCCCGGCTTTCAACCGTGGCTGACAGATCGGGCGAAAAGGTGATCACCTCTCCGTCGCGTACCTTCTTCAGTGGCTTGACGAGCGCGGTCCATGTCCCGCTCGCCTGCGGTTCCAGCAATGTGACCTCAATCCGGGCCTCTGTTGGTCCTGCATCGCCATCGCGGCGGCGCAAACCGCTCAGCCGTGCGGGAATGACCTTGGTGTCGTTCAGCACCAGCCGGTCACCTGGGCGCAGCACGTCTGTCAGATCAGCAACCGTCAGATCGTCAATCCGGTCCGGCCCCGCCACCAACAGCTTGGCCGCTGTGCGTGGACGCGCAGGGCGGACCGCGATCCGATCCTCTGGCAGGTCAAAATCAAAAGACGATAGCTTCATGGTGTAACCTGCGGCGGCGGGCGGCGGAAAATCTCGCGGAACATCCCCGGCGTGAAGGCTGACAGCGGGTTCACCGCCACATCCGGCGCATCGCCCGTGCCGGTGATCGTAAAGTTGAACCCGATCAGCCCCTCACCCCGGCGGGTCAGCACGCTGCCGATACTGTTGAGAATGTAGAAAGGTGACACGACGCCCTGAAAATCAACCGATTTGCTGGCGAGCGTGTAAATCCCATCCAGCGAAATGCCAAGCCCCGGCCCGACGGCGCTCGCCTCGGTCACAATGACCTGCGCGGGGGTCAACCGAAACCGCGCGTCGACCGTATCAAAAGCCAGCCCCTGCCCGTCCAATTGCTGCAACAGGCCAACCACGCTGATCGCGTCCAAAAGGGCCGCGATGGATGGCGCATCCCGTACCCGGATGTCCCGGATCGCAAGATAACCGTCAAAGCTGCCAGCGGCCCCGGCGGGCAACAGTCGCAGGTCCAGATCACCGCCAACACCATTTTTTAGGAACCCTGCCGCACGGACCGCACCGCCTGCATCATCGCTTTGAATGCGCAGCGCCGTGCGTCCATTTTGTGGTGCGACCGTGCCCCGCACGCCGGGGCCGTCATTCACACGTGCCGTGAATTCGCCAGCCAGCCCGCCTGTGCTGCTGAAGGTGCCGCGAAACCCGCGCAGGGCAATCCCTTCGGTCACTTGCATCCGATCGAGTGACACATCAATCGGCCCGCCTTCGCCACCCGATGGGGGCCCAAACCGCGCGCGCCGTAAATCCAGCACACCGCCCGCGACCTCAACCCCTACGGGCCGCCCGGCCCCGCGCCCACGCAACGTGACTGGCGCATCCAGCCAATTGCCCACCTGCACCCGAGAGAACCGCGCCGCCGAAAGCCTGCCGCCCGGGTCAAGATTGATCTGCCCGGTGGCCGCCAACCCGCCGCCCGCAATCTCTAGCGTCTCGATCCGGGGCGGCGTGCCAAGCTGTCCGGCCACGGCAAACGACCCGGCCTCGCCCTGCGGCTTGCGAACACTGACCTGCGGCAAGGCCAGCCCGATCCCGCGCAAATCAGAGGTCAGCCGAAAGCGCGGCGGCTCCCCCCTTTGCAGATCAAGTTGCAGCTCCCCCTGCCCCTCGCCGCTGACCGTGCCCGGTGGCAGTGCCACACCAAAAGCATCCAGCGTGTTCTG
This window contains:
- the lpdA gene encoding dihydrolipoyl dehydrogenase translates to MAAKSFDLIVIGAGPGGYVAAIRGAQLGMNVAIVEREHMGGICLNWGCIPTKALLRSSEVYHLMHRAKEFGLSVDKADFDLGAVVKRSRQVAGQLSGGIGHLMKKNKITTVMGEAKLTGKGKVSVKTDKGTEELTAKYIVLATGARARELPGLEADGDLVWTYKHALDPVRMPKKLLVIGSGAIGIEFASFYNTMGADTTVVEVMDRVLPVEDAEISAFAKKQFVKQGMTIMEKAMVKQLDRGKGKVTAHIEVGGKVEKQEFDTVISAVGIVGNVENLGLEELGVKIDRTHVVTDEFCRTGVEGLYAIGDIAGAPWLAHKASHEGVMVADLIAGKHAHPVKPESIAGCTYCHPQVASVGYTEAKAKELGYKVKVGRFPFIGNGKAIALGEPEGMIKTVFDEKTGELLGAHMVGAEVTELIQGYVVGRQLETTEEDLMNTVFPHPTLSEMMHESVLDAYGRVIHM
- a CDS encoding DUF924 family protein — its product is MRTPQEVLAYWLDEIGPKGWYAGGADLDDEIRTRFGETWQLAADGALGLWLTCASETLAYIILTDQFSRNMFRGQAKAFDTDPAACIAAKVAIAKDWDLKIDGMARQFFYMPLMHSENLFDQDRAVRLICSRMPDGGEANLLHAKAHREIIRRFGRFPFRNEALGRATTEKERQFLEQGGYGAIMRELEAAA
- a CDS encoding MFS transporter, which translates into the protein MIQVFGASWALFLGMFMLMIGNGLQGTLLGLRGEMEGFTTLELSVVMSAYFAGFLFASKMVPKMIQRVGHVRVFAALGSTISAVLILYPTLAEPWAWTIGRVVIGFCFCGVYVTAESWLNDASTNETRGQSLSIYMIVQMAGIVFAQYILSRGDVGGYILFIIPSVMVSLAFAPILLSVKPTPAFDQTKPMTIRKMIDASPLACFGMFMLGGVFSAQFGMSAIYAARAGFTVAEVSLFVSAIYVAALVAQYPIGWASDRMDRRLLIVWVCVIGAIGALIGAVLPSSLFVALVAGALVGGTSNPLYALLIAYANDYLAREDMAAASGGLLFINGIGAIAGPLIVGAMLDIYGPQGYWVFLAVLLGGVAIYAVWRMARRSRSALDLDTVPYAQVGPSTTPIVAEMAQEWYLDGDAAEEDPQP
- the queA gene encoding tRNA preQ1(34) S-adenosylmethionine ribosyltransferase-isomerase QueA, with amino-acid sequence MKLSSFDFDLPEDRIAVRPARPRTAAKLLVAGPDRIDDLTVADLTDVLRPGDRLVLNDTKVIPARLSGLRRRDGDAGPTEARIEVTLLEPQASGTWTALVKPLKKVRDGEVITFSPDLSATVESRAEGQAVLRFGVQGDDFDAALQAAGAMPLPPYIAAKRPADEADKQDYQTYWARHQGAVAAPTASLHFDGALLDALATMGVTFTYVTLHVGAGTFLPVKVDDVTQHKMHSEWGHVSKQAAAEVNATRAAGGRVIPVGTTALRLIESAATDAGLAPWEGPTDIFITPGFEFQIADGLMTNFHLPKSTLMMLVSALMGIDRIRAIYDHAIKSDYRFFSYGDASLLLPKGR